One part of the Tunicatimonas pelagia genome encodes these proteins:
- a CDS encoding DUF4835 family protein produces MKYSLFIVFVILSSQASWAQELNATVRVSGQNLPASANRVVDDMETAFAQFLNNRKWTQDNYAPEERINCNFIITIEDMPSVTDFTATVQVQSSRPVFGSNYETLILNFADRDWNFRYAEDQPLIFNPNAFTDNITSLLSFYAYIVLGMDYDSFGNLGGQPYFELAQQIVVNAQQQGGGWDQFGGNRRNRYWLVENMINPQMIPIREGLYQYHRQGLDIFAEEEDEGRSNILEALQGMEEISKLFPQAIAIISFFDAKNDELISVFTKGDPSDRKQAYNTLVAINPSETDKYQVIIE; encoded by the coding sequence ATGAAGTATAGCTTATTTATTGTCTTTGTTATCTTAAGCAGTCAGGCTAGTTGGGCTCAAGAATTAAATGCCACTGTACGGGTGAGTGGGCAAAACCTGCCTGCTTCGGCCAATCGGGTGGTAGATGACATGGAGACTGCTTTTGCCCAGTTCTTGAACAATCGCAAGTGGACGCAAGATAACTACGCCCCGGAAGAGCGCATTAATTGTAACTTTATCATCACCATTGAGGATATGCCTTCGGTGACTGATTTCACCGCAACGGTGCAGGTTCAGTCTTCCCGCCCGGTGTTCGGCTCTAATTACGAAACATTGATTCTCAATTTTGCTGACCGGGACTGGAACTTCCGCTATGCCGAAGACCAACCCCTTATTTTTAACCCCAACGCCTTTACCGATAATATTACCAGCCTACTTTCCTTTTATGCCTATATCGTTCTAGGAATGGACTACGATTCATTCGGTAATCTTGGTGGGCAACCCTACTTTGAGCTAGCCCAGCAAATTGTGGTAAATGCCCAACAACAAGGTGGCGGTTGGGATCAGTTCGGAGGAAACCGCCGAAATCGCTACTGGTTAGTAGAAAATATGATTAACCCTCAGATGATCCCGATTCGGGAAGGACTCTACCAATACCATCGCCAGGGTTTGGATATTTTTGCCGAAGAGGAAGATGAAGGGCGGTCGAATATCCTGGAAGCCCTACAGGGTATGGAGGAGATCAGCAAGCTTTTTCCTCAAGCAATTGCTATCATCTCGTTTTTTGACGCTAAAAACGATGAACTAATTAGTGTTTTCACCAAAGGCGACCCATCTGACCGAAAGCAGGCTTACAATACGCTCGTAGCCATCAACCCTTCCGAAACTGATAAGTATCAGGTAATTATTGAGTAA